A stretch of the Marinobacter sp. JH2 genome encodes the following:
- a CDS encoding DUF1631 family protein, giving the protein MDPRERRSSPRQPIKLAAQIDVGSGESLPCQIADFCAEGLYIRFSGQTSLKLGSVFERSEPEEVVVRFRGLDSNVHHELHVRPARRIERAMGVSFVRSNPEAIEALIRLCGSGDNQSRSSLQAPSDRVQFVLHQCARAITQFIEPLMGACFVNTVDGLKAAAQKASSDQLANEYMDAAGQIEGRQRILWHHMARSLESPLKPEQKGAPGALLSVVDKDEFEDWLAVKVMVTRADTLYRGDLLELKLRLDHLGISNRTGHHNPLGPALVCEAFHHALVQLKVSRDVEKVCLKVFEQTVIRQLAPLYRELNNILIRHGVLPDLDLTKYLSEQAAEGVTSKTPEPKPAREGEDEAIKPSPVRPEDKIESKASGEFRGYSKSAQNAFATVRNLLSSLKRSRSADDVPASESFEPDARPLTSNELSQELQELQIQAADLNEPDVPLKERVVAKVKGSIENARLNEDSQDALDVVDRFFRSVTESPKLSRFAQDKMRQLQVPVLKVVMRDPSFFEDQASPVRSVMNRLAQIGVKGARPNPVVQRKVDELVQRIATDFDKDTVIFDEAVEELDSLIERQNLAYRRNVERVTAAAQGSQKVAESKAAVAAALDAKLGGRKVPKAVVSLLESGWRDLLSLTWIRQGEEGQLWQDYLAVIDSLMAYAESPGNSSNLPELLRLIQDGLASISSNRTPSSQIRDELKQLMVRQPGEPLELVEVPKAQSDKPAKSDAGEREMISLQRWVNRAQQLQVGDWFKDQSKSDDLHYIRLVWVADNFSRFVFVNHQGMRVVELDATSLARKMREGVLILDSQYEKPLVDESIDRMVRNVYDQLSWVSTHDDLTHLLNRREFERLLEHQLTRGEDTRTLLHLDLKGFRLLNDVAGQKAADETLKQVADILCKHADEGMPVSRVEGTEFAMLVPDDKASVVAQSLVSAIEAAEFRFDGKTYELTANVGIVPTVAAVTSAERWLRTSEQVLSVARRGGAGRVSVYSEGGEDQARQDQIAARVANLGDPADDRMLLRCQKIIPLHPEARMSVAQYEILISMYDDNGELVTGRDLVRMAERYDRMQAVDRWVVGHMLDWLQEKKPGAREVGGICINLSGHSLNDQALLEFIYEKLSEKDAPIERLWFELTEASAIHDVPAVARFIGEMKELGCRFCLGNFGTGPNAYDFMRSLPIDLIKIDSAFTHQLATNATDQAMVKSMVDMAHFMDREVVATQVETREVLDKLAQLGVDYAQGFVIEKPKLLTSLI; this is encoded by the coding sequence ATGGATCCGAGAGAACGTCGCAGTAGCCCCCGACAGCCAATTAAACTCGCCGCCCAAATCGATGTGGGCAGCGGAGAGTCATTACCCTGCCAAATCGCAGACTTTTGCGCCGAAGGCCTCTACATCCGTTTTTCGGGCCAGACCTCTCTCAAACTCGGGAGTGTGTTTGAGCGGTCGGAGCCGGAAGAAGTTGTTGTGCGCTTTCGAGGCTTGGACAGCAACGTTCACCATGAGCTGCACGTTCGCCCTGCACGACGAATCGAACGTGCCATGGGGGTTTCCTTTGTCCGATCAAATCCAGAGGCCATCGAGGCGCTAATACGGCTGTGCGGCAGTGGTGACAACCAAAGCCGATCTTCACTGCAAGCGCCCAGCGATAGGGTTCAGTTTGTACTGCATCAATGTGCCCGTGCCATTACCCAGTTCATTGAACCGTTGATGGGTGCCTGTTTTGTAAACACTGTCGACGGATTAAAAGCGGCGGCTCAGAAAGCGTCAAGCGATCAGCTGGCGAATGAATACATGGATGCGGCGGGGCAAATCGAAGGTCGTCAGCGCATCTTGTGGCACCACATGGCCCGCAGCCTGGAGTCGCCCTTAAAGCCGGAGCAAAAAGGCGCTCCGGGGGCGCTATTGTCGGTTGTTGATAAAGACGAATTCGAAGATTGGCTGGCGGTTAAGGTCATGGTCACCCGGGCGGACACCTTGTACCGGGGCGATCTGCTTGAACTCAAGCTGCGGCTGGATCATTTGGGTATCTCCAATCGGACTGGCCATCACAATCCACTGGGGCCGGCGCTGGTCTGCGAAGCCTTTCATCATGCTTTGGTGCAGCTGAAGGTGAGTCGCGATGTGGAAAAAGTGTGTTTGAAAGTCTTTGAGCAAACGGTGATTCGCCAGTTAGCCCCGCTTTACCGTGAGCTGAATAACATCCTTATCAGGCACGGTGTATTGCCTGACCTCGATTTAACGAAATACCTCAGTGAACAAGCCGCGGAGGGGGTTACCTCCAAAACTCCGGAGCCTAAACCCGCGCGTGAAGGTGAGGATGAGGCGATAAAACCCTCGCCAGTCCGGCCAGAAGACAAAATCGAGTCGAAGGCTTCAGGTGAGTTCCGGGGGTATTCCAAATCTGCGCAGAATGCCTTTGCAACGGTTCGAAACCTGTTGTCATCCCTGAAGCGGAGCCGCTCTGCAGACGACGTGCCAGCATCAGAATCGTTCGAACCCGATGCCCGGCCACTGACCAGCAATGAGCTGAGCCAAGAACTGCAAGAGCTGCAGATACAGGCAGCTGATCTGAACGAGCCCGATGTTCCGCTTAAGGAACGCGTTGTGGCGAAAGTGAAAGGCAGCATTGAAAATGCGCGCTTGAACGAAGACAGCCAAGACGCACTGGATGTGGTGGATCGGTTTTTCCGCAGTGTGACCGAAAGCCCCAAACTCAGCCGTTTTGCTCAAGACAAGATGCGTCAATTGCAGGTGCCGGTGCTGAAAGTGGTGATGCGTGATCCCAGCTTTTTTGAGGATCAGGCCAGCCCTGTCCGCAGTGTGATGAACCGACTGGCACAGATTGGTGTAAAAGGCGCTCGTCCCAATCCTGTGGTGCAACGCAAGGTCGATGAGTTGGTGCAACGCATCGCGACCGACTTTGATAAGGATACGGTGATTTTTGACGAAGCTGTCGAGGAACTCGACAGCTTGATCGAACGACAAAACCTCGCCTACCGTCGCAACGTAGAGCGTGTAACGGCAGCCGCTCAGGGTTCCCAGAAGGTAGCCGAATCCAAAGCCGCAGTGGCCGCCGCACTGGATGCAAAACTGGGCGGCCGCAAGGTGCCCAAAGCGGTTGTCAGCCTGTTGGAAAGTGGGTGGCGCGATCTCTTGTCTCTGACCTGGATACGGCAGGGCGAAGAGGGGCAGCTGTGGCAGGATTATCTGGCCGTGATTGATTCGTTAATGGCCTATGCTGAAAGCCCCGGCAACAGCAGTAATTTGCCGGAACTTCTGCGCTTGATTCAGGACGGTTTGGCATCCATTTCCAGCAACCGTACACCGTCTTCCCAGATACGGGATGAGCTAAAACAGCTGATGGTTCGGCAGCCAGGCGAGCCTCTTGAGCTGGTTGAAGTGCCGAAGGCTCAGTCTGACAAACCTGCCAAGTCGGACGCGGGCGAGCGAGAAATGATAAGTCTTCAGCGTTGGGTCAATCGCGCCCAGCAATTGCAAGTCGGAGACTGGTTTAAAGATCAAAGTAAATCGGATGACCTGCATTACATCCGGCTGGTTTGGGTTGCAGATAACTTCTCGCGCTTTGTGTTTGTGAATCATCAGGGTATGCGTGTGGTCGAATTGGACGCCACCTCACTGGCGCGGAAAATGCGGGAAGGTGTTCTCATTCTGGACAGCCAGTACGAAAAGCCGTTGGTCGATGAAAGTATTGATCGCATGGTGCGGAATGTATACGACCAACTGTCTTGGGTCTCGACCCACGATGATTTGACGCATTTGTTGAACCGTCGTGAATTCGAACGATTGTTAGAACATCAACTCACGCGAGGTGAAGACACCCGCACGCTGCTGCATCTGGACCTGAAGGGCTTCCGGCTGCTGAACGATGTGGCGGGCCAGAAAGCCGCCGATGAAACCCTGAAACAGGTGGCTGACATACTGTGTAAACATGCAGATGAGGGCATGCCCGTGTCGCGGGTTGAGGGCACAGAATTCGCGATGCTGGTGCCGGATGACAAGGCGAGCGTAGTAGCCCAGTCGCTGGTTAGCGCCATCGAGGCGGCGGAATTCCGTTTCGATGGCAAAACCTATGAATTAACCGCCAATGTTGGCATCGTGCCGACGGTCGCTGCGGTGACCTCAGCCGAACGCTGGCTGAGAACATCCGAACAGGTACTGTCTGTCGCCCGTCGCGGCGGCGCAGGGCGTGTGTCTGTTTACAGTGAAGGTGGCGAAGATCAGGCGCGACAGGATCAGATAGCGGCCCGTGTTGCGAATCTTGGGGATCCTGCCGATGATCGAATGTTACTGCGGTGCCAGAAGATCATTCCGTTGCATCCGGAGGCCCGGATGTCGGTCGCCCAGTATGAAATCCTGATCAGTATGTACGATGATAACGGCGAGTTAGTGACCGGCCGCGACCTCGTGCGTATGGCAGAACGCTATGACCGAATGCAGGCGGTAGACCGTTGGGTTGTGGGTCATATGCTGGATTGGCTGCAGGAAAAAAAGCCCGGTGCCCGAGAGGTTGGCGGTATCTGTATTAATTTGTCTGGCCATTCGTTGAATGATCAGGCCCTGCTAGAATTTATTTACGAAAAGCTCAGTGAAAAAGACGCCCCCATCGAGCGCTTGTGGTTTGAGTTAACCGAAGCCTCGGCCATCCACGACGTGCCGGCCGTAGCCCGGTTTATCGGAGAAATGAAAGAACTTGGGTGCCGCTTCTGTCTGGGTAACTTTGGGACCGGTCCGAACGCTTATGACTTCATGCGCTCGCTGCCGATCGACCTGATCAAAATCGACAGTGCCTTTACTCATCAGCTGGCTACCAACGCCACTGACCAGGCCATGGTTAAATCAATGGTTGATATGGCGCATTTTATGGATCGGGAAGTTGTGGCCACTCAGGTTGAAACTCGTGAGGTTCTGGATAAGCTGGCGCAGTTGGGCGTGGACTATGCTCAGGGCTTTGTTATCGAAAAGCCTAAATTACTAACCAGTTTGATCTGA
- the modC gene encoding molybdenum ABC transporter ATP-binding protein, whose product MSHPDTIQARFQCHFDKFAMDVDLNLPGSGITAIFGHSGCGKTTLLRCIAGLQAAQGQLSVLGEPWQTASNSWPVHRRPLAYVFQDTSLFPHLSVRKNLLYGYRRVPAEQRKISPEQVYDWLGLSPLLKRMPAGLSGGERQRVAIGRALLTSPRLLLMDEPLSALDQQSKLDILPYLERMRDTLEIPVLYVSHSTAEVARLADHIVMMEHGRVVAHGPLQETLARTDHPFRLEEDAGVILNGEIAEVDDRWQLCRVVFDGGELWLRHHDHLHAGMSVRVQVLARDVSIALQEQRNQSIQNLLPATVDHIAREVMPGTSLVRLLAGDTPFLARLTSRSVHQLRLSPGLAVWLQIKSVALAD is encoded by the coding sequence ATGAGCCATCCGGACACTATTCAGGCCCGATTTCAGTGCCACTTCGATAAGTTCGCCATGGATGTTGACCTCAACCTGCCTGGCTCCGGCATTACCGCCATTTTTGGTCATTCCGGATGCGGCAAGACCACCCTGTTGCGATGCATTGCCGGCTTACAGGCCGCCCAAGGACAGCTTTCGGTTTTGGGCGAGCCTTGGCAAACCGCCAGCAACAGTTGGCCGGTGCATCGTCGGCCTTTGGCTTATGTATTTCAAGACACCAGCCTGTTTCCGCATTTGTCGGTTCGCAAAAACCTGCTGTACGGCTACCGACGGGTGCCGGCCGAACAACGCAAGATTAGCCCGGAGCAAGTCTATGACTGGCTCGGCCTGTCGCCGCTGCTGAAGCGCATGCCCGCAGGACTTTCTGGCGGTGAACGCCAGCGCGTGGCCATCGGACGAGCTCTCCTGACCAGTCCCCGTTTGCTATTAATGGACGAGCCGCTGTCGGCGCTGGACCAGCAAAGTAAACTGGACATTTTGCCGTACCTCGAGCGCATGCGAGACACGCTCGAGATCCCGGTGCTTTACGTTTCCCATTCCACCGCCGAAGTGGCGCGGCTGGCCGATCACATTGTGATGATGGAACACGGGCGTGTGGTTGCCCACGGACCGCTTCAGGAAACCTTGGCGCGAACGGATCACCCGTTCCGGCTGGAAGAAGACGCTGGCGTGATTCTCAATGGAGAAATAGCGGAAGTGGATGACCGCTGGCAATTGTGCCGAGTGGTGTTCGATGGCGGTGAGCTTTGGCTGCGTCATCACGATCACCTCCACGCTGGCATGTCGGTGCGTGTTCAGGTGTTAGCTCGGGACGTCAGTATTGCTTTGCAGGAACAGCGGAACCAAAGTATTCAGAACCTGCTGCCGGCAACGGTCGATCACATTGCCCGGGAGGTCATGCCGGGCACCAGTCTGGTTCGTCTGTTGGCAGGGGATACTCCGTTTTTAGCGCGGTTGACCTCCCGCTCGGTACACCAGCTTCGGCTTTCTCCCGGGCTGGCCGTGTGGCTGCAGATCAAATCGGTCGCTTTGGCAGACTAG
- the crp gene encoding cAMP-activated global transcriptional regulator CRP: protein MATIIKPVEQKTKHLDYFLSQCHRRRYPAKSTIIYAGDKSDSLFYIVKGSVTVIIEDDDGREMIMAYLNTGDFFGEMGLFDNMDSRSAWVKAKTECEVAEISYTKFREIAQQDPRVLYFIGEQMASRLRQTTRKVGDLAFLDVTGRVARTLLDLCKEPDAMTHPDGMQIKITRQEIGRIVGCSREMVGRVLKTLEEQGLVQVKGKTMVVYGTR from the coding sequence ATGGCTACTATCATCAAGCCGGTTGAGCAGAAAACCAAACATCTGGATTACTTTCTTTCCCAATGCCATCGCCGGCGTTACCCAGCCAAAAGCACCATTATTTATGCGGGCGACAAAAGTGACTCCCTCTTCTACATCGTAAAAGGGTCGGTAACCGTCATTATTGAAGACGACGATGGCCGCGAAATGATTATGGCCTACCTGAACACCGGCGATTTTTTCGGTGAGATGGGGCTGTTCGACAACATGGATTCGCGCAGTGCTTGGGTCAAAGCCAAAACCGAATGCGAGGTGGCTGAAATAAGCTACACCAAATTCCGTGAAATCGCCCAGCAAGATCCCCGGGTTCTGTATTTCATTGGTGAGCAGATGGCCTCTCGCTTGCGCCAAACCACCCGTAAAGTGGGTGACCTGGCGTTCCTGGACGTGACCGGTCGGGTAGCGCGCACGCTGTTGGATTTGTGCAAAGAGCCCGATGCCATGACTCACCCAGACGGCATGCAGATTAAGATCACTCGTCAGGAAATCGGCCGCATTGTCGGTTGCTCCCGCGAGATGGTGGGCCGAGTACTGAAAACGCTGGAAGAGCAAGGTCTGGTGCAGGTGAAAGGGAAAACCATGGTGGTCTACGGCACCCGTTAA
- the modB gene encoding molybdate ABC transporter permease subunit, whose product MGPEWQAVWLTLKLAGITTVLLLLIGTPIAWWLARTQHWLRQPIAAIVALPLVLPPTVLGFYLLIVMGPDGAIGQLTESLGLGLLPFTFEGLVVASVIYSLPFTVQPLQNAFLSLNENLLEAAATLRASAWDRFLSIAIPLARPGFLTAAVLSFAHTIGEFGVILMIGGSIPSETKVLSVAIFDHVEALEYTQAHWLSAGMLVFSFVVLVTLYTLNGRLQPGVVR is encoded by the coding sequence ATGGGCCCGGAATGGCAGGCCGTTTGGCTAACATTGAAACTGGCGGGCATCACCACGGTGTTGCTGCTGTTAATCGGCACTCCTATTGCGTGGTGGCTGGCCCGCACTCAACACTGGCTTCGCCAACCCATTGCCGCGATTGTGGCGCTGCCGCTGGTGTTACCGCCGACCGTACTGGGCTTTTATTTGCTGATCGTGATGGGCCCCGATGGAGCCATTGGCCAGTTGACCGAAAGCCTTGGCTTGGGGCTATTGCCTTTTACCTTTGAAGGTTTGGTGGTGGCATCGGTGATCTACTCCCTACCTTTTACCGTGCAACCCTTACAAAATGCCTTTCTGAGTTTGAACGAGAACCTGCTGGAAGCTGCCGCCACGCTACGCGCCTCGGCTTGGGATCGCTTTCTATCCATCGCCATCCCGTTAGCGCGCCCGGGCTTTCTGACCGCCGCGGTGCTGAGTTTCGCCCATACCATTGGTGAATTCGGCGTTATTTTGATGATTGGCGGCAGCATTCCCAGTGAAACCAAGGTGTTATCGGTGGCCATTTTCGATCACGTGGAAGCACTGGAATACACGCAGGCGCATTGGCTCTCTGCCGGCATGCTGGTGTTTTCTTTTGTCGTACTCGTCACCCTGTATACCCTGAACGGGCGTCTCCAGCCGGGAGTGGTTCGATGA
- the modA gene encoding molybdate ABC transporter substrate-binding protein, with protein sequence MATPAAVYSDRSNRMRRAFVGLITACLFLPAGQARAEQTTVAVAANFTGTMAKLITLFEQQTGHQVHASYGSTGKLYAQVQHGAPYDVFMAADAERPRLLADKDLAVVSSQIPYAEGRLVLWSRDPNLFRDGQQYLNSQPQRLAIGNPKTAPYGIAAIEVLENLGLAESLTPKLVSGDSIAQTFQFIATGNARAGFVAQAQVRAYKGAEGVAWQVPKTLHNPISQHVILLNRGHQNPAAHAWMAFLNGSKAQAIIREDGYDIPLQSTH encoded by the coding sequence ATGGCAACACCTGCTGCAGTGTATTCCGACCGTTCAAACCGCATGCGCCGAGCCTTTGTCGGCCTGATCACGGCCTGTCTGTTTCTGCCCGCCGGGCAGGCCCGGGCCGAACAAACCACGGTTGCCGTGGCCGCGAACTTTACCGGCACCATGGCGAAATTGATCACACTCTTCGAACAGCAAACCGGGCATCAAGTGCACGCCAGCTATGGATCCACTGGCAAGCTGTATGCGCAAGTCCAGCACGGCGCGCCCTACGATGTATTTATGGCTGCCGATGCTGAGCGCCCTCGCTTGCTGGCCGACAAAGACTTGGCCGTAGTCAGTTCGCAGATTCCTTATGCCGAGGGCCGGCTGGTGCTTTGGAGCCGCGACCCGAATCTGTTTCGGGATGGCCAGCAATACCTGAACAGCCAGCCTCAGCGTCTGGCGATCGGCAATCCCAAAACCGCCCCCTATGGCATCGCCGCAATCGAGGTTCTGGAGAATCTCGGGCTGGCCGAGTCACTCACACCAAAACTGGTCAGCGGCGACTCCATCGCGCAAACCTTCCAGTTTATCGCCACTGGCAATGCTCGTGCCGGCTTCGTGGCTCAAGCCCAAGTGCGTGCCTACAAAGGAGCCGAAGGCGTTGCCTGGCAGGTACCCAAAACACTGCACAACCCGATCAGTCAGCATGTAATTTTGCTTAATCGAGGCCACCAAAACCCTGCGGCTCATGCCTGGATGGCATTTCTAAATGGCTCAAAAGCACAGGCGATCATCCGCGAAGACGGGTACGATATCCCGCTACAGTCCACTCACTGA
- a CDS encoding alpha/beta hydrolase, which produces MNQHTLNLTAADGYQLTGTLFQPELPLACLVISHGMAEHGNRYAGLAQWLSKHQIAVISYHHRGHGPDCTPDSLGHYADNEGWAKVISDLGLVVGHAKSIFPELPLSVLGHSMGSFIAQSYAQQHGGSIDALILSASNRINKAELIPSRSLIGLIKRVCGKRHQSKLIANLTFGKFNRMLRPNRTECDWLSRDEQQVDQYLADPLCGFECSTGLWHDFLGGMLTINPAFWRKDLPVHLFSGSNDPVGEMGKGIRLHFQAIRDAGIQKVTFRLFDGGRHEMLNELNAEDVWQHLLQCIPTVQTACAEPLSA; this is translated from the coding sequence ATGAACCAGCACACTCTGAACCTGACCGCCGCTGACGGCTACCAGCTTACCGGTACTCTGTTTCAGCCCGAATTGCCCCTTGCCTGTCTGGTGATCAGCCACGGTATGGCCGAGCACGGCAACCGTTATGCCGGGCTTGCGCAGTGGCTGAGCAAACATCAGATTGCCGTGATCAGCTATCACCATCGGGGCCACGGCCCCGATTGCACCCCGGACAGCCTCGGCCACTATGCCGACAATGAGGGCTGGGCCAAGGTAATTAGCGATCTGGGCCTCGTTGTTGGCCACGCTAAAAGCATTTTTCCTGAGCTGCCCCTGAGTGTTCTGGGCCACAGCATGGGCTCGTTCATCGCCCAAAGTTATGCACAGCAGCATGGGGGCTCTATTGATGCGCTGATACTGAGCGCATCCAACCGCATCAACAAAGCAGAATTGATTCCTTCACGCTCGCTTATCGGGCTGATCAAGCGGGTTTGCGGCAAACGCCACCAAAGCAAACTGATTGCCAACCTGACCTTTGGGAAATTCAATCGCATGCTCCGGCCCAACCGAACCGAATGCGACTGGCTAAGCCGGGATGAACAGCAAGTGGATCAATATCTGGCTGACCCGTTGTGCGGATTCGAATGCAGCACCGGGCTGTGGCATGATTTCCTCGGCGGCATGCTCACCATCAACCCGGCATTCTGGCGCAAAGATCTACCCGTACATCTGTTTTCCGGCAGCAACGACCCGGTCGGTGAAATGGGCAAGGGTATCCGCCTGCATTTTCAAGCCATTCGAGACGCCGGCATTCAGAAAGTGACTTTCCGGCTTTTTGACGGCGGCCGCCACGAGATGCTCAACGAACTCAACGCCGAGGATGTATGGCAACACCTGCTGCAGTGTATTCCGACCGTTCAAACCGCATGCGCCGAGCCTTTGTCGGCCTGA
- a CDS encoding OsmC family protein, which translates to MKATVDWTGNVSFKATSGTGHSVQMDGPPDLGGQNLGPRPMEMLLMGVGGCSSFDVMSILQKSRQNVTACHAELEAERADAVPAIFTKIHLHFVVTGHNLKEKQVERAVSLSADKYCSASIMLGAAGVEITHSFEIRAAE; encoded by the coding sequence ATGAAAGCAACGGTAGACTGGACCGGCAATGTTAGTTTCAAAGCCACCAGCGGCACCGGCCACAGCGTACAAATGGACGGGCCACCCGACCTCGGCGGGCAGAATCTTGGGCCGCGCCCCATGGAAATGTTGCTCATGGGTGTCGGCGGTTGTTCTTCGTTTGACGTCATGTCCATTTTGCAAAAAAGCCGACAAAACGTGACAGCCTGCCATGCCGAACTGGAAGCAGAGCGGGCCGATGCCGTGCCAGCGATTTTCACCAAAATTCATCTGCATTTCGTTGTGACCGGTCACAACTTGAAAGAAAAGCAGGTAGAACGAGCGGTTAGCTTGTCTGCCGACAAGTATTGCTCGGCCTCTATTATGCTGGGCGCAGCCGGAGTGGAGATCACCCACAGCTTCGAAATTCGAGCGGCGGAATAA
- a CDS encoding phosphoribulokinase, producing the protein MSKRHPIIAVTGSSGAGTSTTGQIFARLFAREDINAAMVSGDSFHRYTREQMARLAAKGQFGERNHFALAANHIDRLEALMYDYSHTGNGRCRQYVHDEDHELITAGHKPGTFTPWSSLPADTDVLFYEGLHGGVVSENFNLVQYVDLLIGVVPIVNLEWIQKINRDTNKRGYSPEAVVETIINRMDDYVKDIVPQFSHTHINFQRVPLVDTSNPFIAREVPSEDESMIVIHFREVTDVDFSWLLQAIPQSRLSRHDTLVIPGTKMPLAMDLIVRPMVQRLMAGKAFA; encoded by the coding sequence ATGTCTAAGCGCCACCCGATTATTGCGGTGACCGGCTCCTCCGGTGCCGGCACCAGTACCACTGGTCAGATTTTTGCGCGATTGTTTGCCCGAGAAGACATCAATGCCGCGATGGTCAGTGGTGACAGCTTTCACCGTTATACCCGTGAGCAGATGGCGCGCCTGGCGGCGAAAGGCCAGTTTGGTGAGCGCAACCATTTCGCCCTTGCTGCCAACCACATCGACCGGCTTGAAGCCCTAATGTATGACTACAGTCACACGGGCAATGGTCGATGCCGCCAGTACGTCCACGATGAAGATCACGAGCTGATTACAGCCGGCCATAAGCCAGGCACCTTTACGCCTTGGAGTTCATTGCCGGCGGACACCGATGTGCTGTTTTACGAAGGATTGCACGGCGGAGTGGTGAGCGAAAACTTCAACCTGGTCCAGTATGTGGATCTGTTGATCGGCGTCGTGCCCATCGTAAACCTGGAATGGATTCAGAAGATCAACCGGGATACCAACAAACGCGGATACAGTCCCGAAGCCGTTGTGGAAACCATCATTAACCGTATGGATGACTACGTAAAAGACATCGTGCCGCAATTCTCTCACACCCATATCAACTTTCAGCGTGTACCGTTGGTGGATACATCCAACCCGTTCATCGCTCGAGAAGTGCCGAGTGAAGATGAAAGCATGATCGTGATTCACTTTCGTGAAGTCACGGATGTGGACTTCAGCTGGTTGCTGCAGGCGATTCCCCAAAGCCGTTTGTCCCGGCACGACACCTTGGTGATCCCGGGAACGAAAATGCCACTGGCTATGGATTTGATTGTGCGCCCCATGGTTCAGAGGCTAATGGCCGGCAAGGCGTTTGCCTGA
- the speD gene encoding adenosylmethionine decarboxylase: MESKLQLHGFNNLTKSLSFNIYDICYAQTNEQREAYIDYIDEMYNAERLTQILTDVVKIIGANVLNIARQDYEPHGASVTMLIAEHDVDDCEENYDESPGPLPDTIVAHLDKSHVTVHTYPESHPHDGVSTFRADIDVSTCGLISPLKVLNYLIHSFDSDVVTVDYRVRGFTRDIDGTKHYIDHDINSIQNYLTEDTQNAYQMIDVNVYQENLFHTKMMLKEFNLDNYVFGTNAEELDPAEAKSIEDRLRREMLEIFYSRNVE; the protein is encoded by the coding sequence ATGGAATCAAAACTCCAGTTGCACGGTTTTAACAATCTGACCAAATCACTAAGCTTCAACATCTACGACATCTGTTACGCGCAGACCAACGAGCAACGTGAAGCATACATCGATTACATCGACGAGATGTATAACGCCGAGCGTTTGACTCAGATCCTGACTGACGTTGTGAAAATCATTGGCGCGAACGTTCTTAATATTGCCCGTCAAGATTACGAGCCCCACGGTGCGTCGGTCACCATGCTGATTGCCGAGCACGACGTAGACGACTGCGAAGAGAATTACGACGAATCGCCCGGCCCATTGCCCGATACCATTGTGGCGCACCTGGACAAAAGCCACGTGACGGTTCACACCTATCCGGAAAGCCACCCTCACGACGGTGTGAGCACCTTCCGTGCTGATATCGATGTGTCTACCTGTGGTTTGATTTCACCGCTGAAGGTGTTGAACTACCTGATTCACAGCTTCGATTCTGACGTGGTCACCGTCGATTACCGGGTGCGTGGTTTTACCCGCGACATCGATGGCACCAAGCACTACATCGACCACGACATCAATTCGATTCAGAACTACCTCACGGAAGACACCCAGAACGCCTATCAGATGATCGACGTAAACGTGTATCAGGAGAACCTGTTCCACACGAAGATGATGTTGAAAGAGTTCAACCTGGATAATTACGTGTTTGGCACCAACGCAGAAGAGCTCGATCCTGCCGAAGCCAAGTCCATCGAAGACCGGCTACGCCGGGAGATGCTGGAAATTTTCTATTCCCGCAACGTGGAATAA